The Gemmatimonadota bacterium DH-78 region GCCCCTTCAGCTTGTCCGCCTCGCGGTAGTCGGCGCCTCGATAGCGGGGGGCCGGATCCATCTTCTGCTCGAGGCCCGGCGGATCGATGGGCTGGGTGGGGAAGGGCGGCGACGGACGGTCGCCCGCCGAGACGGGGTCGGAACTGCGGTCGGGAGTATTCATGGGAAGGCGTCGATGCAATCCCCATGCCCGGGCGGGGCGTGAGGCGCCGAGCGCGCATTGGATCGGATCTTGCTCGTCGTTCGTCGGTGTTCGGGGGGCCGTCGACGAGCGGCGGGTCCCGATTCCCACACGACCGGGAGGACGCATGCCGGGCAGGGACCACGGGCCATCGATCAAGGACGACGACCAGTACGAAGCCCTGCGCGAGGAGGGCATGAGCAAGGAGAAGGCGGCTCGGATCGCCAACTCCGGCGAGGAGGCCTCGAAGAAGGGCGGCAGCCGCCCCCCCTATGAGGAGTGGACGAAGGACGAGCTGTACGATCGGGCTCGGGAGGTCGGCATCGACGGGCGCAGCGACATGGACAAGTCGGAGCTGATCTCGGCCCTCCGCGACCACTGACTCGGGTGGGAGGGGCCGGCCGTGCCCCCTCTCCGGCACGCGGGTTGCGTGGCTGGGCTGTACTCGACGCCGTGAACTCCGATGAGGATGTACCGATGAACCGCACTCGCGAAGAAGACTCCCCCGACCGGGACACCGACCCCCATGCGCCCGACGACCATCCCGAGCCCGAGCCGAGCAAGGGCGCGGGTCGGAAGAGCAACGTGCAA contains the following coding sequences:
- a CDS encoding Rho termination factor; this encodes MPGRDHGPSIKDDDQYEALREEGMSKEKAARIANSGEEASKKGGSRPPYEEWTKDELYDRAREVGIDGRSDMDKSELISALRDH